A stretch of the Uranotaenia lowii strain MFRU-FL chromosome 3, ASM2978415v1, whole genome shotgun sequence genome encodes the following:
- the LOC129750679 gene encoding odorant receptor 63a-like isoform X2 produces the protein MRLHHFSKDIRTMLEQMETHHFLKEIKFLKSNDNRDAFQRIDRSVKAKWKEVNLNLRLYSFSVAIVAASYSIVPAVINLVNLIQANDVPKRFVYKTYYPYMEQLKNTSPLHELFFCSESLSGFTTFAGVIAFDGLYVLLTMHLVTLFRTLNDIVKETTNESLTEDQKLFLLRECILHHTRALDFLKRINRIFSPILLMQVFTSTSIICVIAFHVKASGNDSQILVMILYLIAALYQLLQFCWYGQRVQNESLQLPKSVYECYWYRCARKFKSTLNIVLLDVQKTVDISAYGLFVMSLETYLTIVRTAASYFTALQTLTEE, from the exons ATGCGGCTGCATCACTTTTCCAAGGACATTCGCACGATGCTGGAACAGATGGAAACTCATCATTTTCTGAAGGAAATAAAATTCCTTAAATCCA ATGACAACAGGGACGCATTTCAACGAATTGATCGTTCGGTGAAGGCAAAGTGGAAAGAGGTGAACCTGAATTTGCGACTGTACAGCTTTTCGGTGGCAATAGTAGCTGCCAGCTATTCGATTGTTCCGGCGGTGATTAATCTGGTCAATCTGATTCAAGCAAATGACGTTCCGAAGcgatttg TTTACAAAACATATTACCCCTACATGGAACAGTTGAAAAATACTAGTCCTCTACATGAGCTGTTTTTCTGTTCGGAATCACTATCGGGATTCACGACATTTGCGGGAGTTATCGCCTTCGATGGTTTGTATGTTTTGCTGACGATGCATTTGGTTACGCTTTTCAGAACTTTGAACGACATCGTGAAGGAAACTACCAATGAAAGCTTAACTGAAGATCAGAAACTTTTTTTGCTGAGAGAATGCATTCTTCATCATACAAGGGCATTGGA TTTTCTCAAACGGATCAACCGAATATTTTCGCCCATTCTTCTGATGCAAGTTTTTACAAGCACCTCGATCATATGTGTTATTGCGTTCCACGTTAAGGCG AGCGGCAACGATTCGCAAATCCTGGTCATGATACTCTACCTGATAGCGGCCTTATACCAATTGCTCCAGTTCTGTTGGTACGGACAAAGAGTCCAAAATGAG AGCTTACAGCTTCCGAAATCTGTTTACGAATGCTACTGGTATCGGTGTGCTCGGAAGTTCAAATCAACGCTGAATATCGTGCTTTTGGATGTGCAGAAAACCGTTGATATCAGCGCCTATGGATTGTTTGTGATGTCGTTGGAAACTTATCTGACT ATTGTCCGGACAGCTGCATCATACTTCACTGCACTTCAAACACTCACCGAAGAATAA